The following proteins come from a genomic window of Panicum hallii strain FIL2 chromosome 8, PHallii_v3.1, whole genome shotgun sequence:
- the LOC112903062 gene encoding uncharacterized protein LOC112903062 isoform X1 — MSSSPAPAPAPSPSPREHVERIRRERYFIGRGEQNPLAEDMHQAVNYLSQELYSKDVHFLMELVQNAEDNEYPSGVAPSLEFLITSKDLTGLGACSTLLIFNNERGFSSTNIDSICRVGKSTKKGNRHQGYIGEKGIGFKSVFLISSEPHIFSNGYQIKFNEKPCAECNIGYIVPEWVESTPSLSDIEAIYGCSKILPSTTIILPLKNEKIDVVKKQLSSMHPEMLLFLTKIRKLSVREDNSDPKSSTVSEISISSERNYQARKNMHADSYTLHLSAEESGKGEEECGYYMWRQKFPVTPENRVDKRAEIDEWVITLAFPHGQRLSRGKQLSPGVYAFLPTEMVTNFPFIIQADFLLASSREAILFDSPWNKGILECVPSAFMNAFVTLVKSGADAPAMSLPSMFNFLPVNSALIPLLEPVRSGIKNKVLAEDIVPCESYASQKIFCKPSEVARLKPAFWTILGKAREYGMDLKNLSTHGTYILSSHFDKSTYNSVLEFLGVKSVSTEWYAKCIEGSNLVKEAHEQLYLEIIYFVANNWQNCFSGTNMMSIPLLRYVDRNGVLLFWSISRATQGNDRLCIASDRTYRSWLISWNQEFPSANRFFLHPNTQIALEAFSQKTIVENWLQNHARVDFVSVDSYGLTVVRSLGNDWRPLIAFAHFLYHSLKMKHKESDSLKMKHIESDYLSELCGVMPVIDSYGNVVKERNSIIVPAKGSKWVCLLGTNPWRNDGYIELSADYKSAGNFAGNYTSEEQLLEFLKTHLHASDVPFINPPDASFPTVSSPLTVYNAFLLLEWIRNIKSNAVKLPDRFLACIKEGSWLKTSVGYKPPNESFLSSDNWGNLLQSASSFVDIPMIDQQFYRNKLHMYKQELKAIGVRFKFQEASAYIGSCLMSMAAINALTRENVYSLLRLIRFLQEKVLSPSELINSVKGGCWMKSTLGYRRPSDCIIDDDPDWKVASCISNQPFLDVQFYGEAIHAYKPELELLGVIVGFKQNYQLVIDNFKFNSAAITSEATVLILKCIRYVGSCEDFIRKLKDLKWVKTNVGFCAPNVSFLVDPEWECLVNIFKGVPIIDLRFYGSVISSYKEELKKTGLITRFEEVSKAIAQVFKNMVSKTSVTKANVLALLKSYRQLRTHSPLPVELFNCMRSEKWLHTSLGFKSPSDAILFDHEWEYLSPVALLPFIDDGDSCHGLGKDIYGYKDELRKLGVTVEVKFGARFVIAGLSIPDDPSIMSKATILSLLECIKNYFASETAPPKGFQDKICKEWLKTSMGYKCPDECILFDAGQSSVCMEDGPFIDEAFYGSEIASFKDALAKIGVIVDVNCGQDLIAQHLRSHKDRTTQDLIAQHLRSHKDRTTISRIYMYLMKHNWKPDNNTGDWIWIPSETEGGEWVSSRSCVLYDKNNLFSLQLHILDKYYDRKLLDFFSITFDVRRGPCSEDYCKLWATWENSVHMLAMSDCFTFWKFIATNWTKKTEELLSGCVKVPVCTNGKIILQNKENVFVPDDLLLADLFNKLPHQSLFIWYPSSTLPSMSRARLNRIYSSIGVQRISKAVTKNDCLTLESGRFRTVDSSKVIKVGLLQIIIAYLADPALDIPAEERQGMVSCLLNVTVQETDEPITVGYSVSLSSGEVAEVKDCRMIRWERENSKLYMQSSHGESSYEEKIKFATYFADEISKGVLFEMADHIPSLAELIKFGSLLDFQNAAVGFLLMSKNLQLFPEDEDFLKSSMLGGSKNQ; from the exons GCATTGGGTTCAAGAGTGTTTTCTTGATATCAAGTGAGCCGCATATATTCAGTAACGGCTATCAGATCAAGTTCAATGAGAAACCATGCGCTGAATGCAACATTGGATACATTGTCCCTGAATGGGTGGAATCCACACCTAGCCTTTCAGACATCGAAGCCATATATGGATGCTCCAAAATCCTACCTTCAACCACCATCATCTTACCATTAAAGAATGAGAAAATTGATGTGGTGAAGAAGCAACTGTCAAGCATGCATCCTGAAATGCTACTCTTCCTGACAAAGATTAGGAAGCTTTCTGTCCGAGAGGATAACTCTGATCCAAAGAGTAGCACTGTTAGTGAGATCTCAATTTCTAGTGAAAGGAATTACCAGGCCAGGAAGAATATGCATGCAGATTCTTATACACTCCACTTGTCAGCTGAAGAGAGTGGTAAAGGAGAAGAAGAATGCGGTTACTATATGTGGAGGCAGAAATTCCCAGTCACGCCTGAGAACAGAGTTGACAAACGTGCTGAAATTGATGAATGGGTGATAACCCTGGCCTTCCCACATGGCCAGCGTCTATCCCGTGGGAAGCAGCTATCACCTGGAGTCTATGCTTTTCTCCCTACTGAGATGGTAACAAACTTCCCCTTCATCATCCAGGCAGACTTCCTCCTTGCCTCATCAAGGGAGGCAATACTGTTCGACAGTCCATGGAACAAGGGAATCCTAGAGTGTGTCCCAAGTGCTTTCATGAATGCTTTTGTAACACTTGTGAAGTCAGGAGCTGACGCACCCGCAATGTCTCTGCCATCTATGTTCAACTTCCTGCCTGTCAATTCCGCACTGATCCCACTGCTTGAGCCTGTTAGGTCTGGCATCAAGAACAAGGTTCTTGCTGAGGATATAGTTCCTTGTGAGTCTTATGCTTCACAAAAGATATTCTGCAAGCCCAGTGAAGTCGCACGGCTGAAGCCAGCCTTTTGGACTATCCTTGGAAAAGCACGGGAATATGGAATGGACTTGAAGAATTTGTCGACTCATGGAACCTACATTCTTAGTTCTCATTTTGACAAGAGTACATACAACAGTGTGCTTGAATTTCTGGGTGTCAAAAGTGTGAGCACTGAATGGTATGCAAAATGCATTGAAGGGTCTAATCTTGTCAAGGAGGCACATGAACAGCTTTACCTGGAAATTATATATTTTGTTGCCAATAATTGGCAAAACTGTTTCTCTGGTACAAACATGATGTCAATTCCCCTACTGAGATATGTTGATAGGAATGGTGTTCTCTTGTTTTGGAGCATATCGAGAGCTACTCAGGGGAATGATAGGTTGTGCATTGCATCTGACAGGACATACAGATCATGGTTAATCAGCTGGAACCAGGAGTTTCCATCTGCTAATCGGTTCTTTCTCCATCCCAACACACAGATTGCTCTGGAAGCTTTCTCACAGAAGACTATAGTGGAAAACTGGCTTCAGAACCATGCAAGAGTGGATTTTGTCTCTGTCGACAGTTATGGATTGACTGTTGTTCGTTCTTTGGGTAATGATTGGAGACCTCTTATTGCTTTCGCACACTTTCTGTACCACTCATTGAAGATGAAACACAAAGAGAGCGACTCATTGAAGATGAAACACATAGAGAGCGACTACTTATCAGAACTATGTGGTGTCATGCCGGTAATTGACAGCTATGGCAATGTTGTCAAGGAAAGAAATAGCATTATAGTTCCCGCCAAGGGGAGCAAATGGGTTTGTTTGCTGGGTACAAACCCATGGAGGAATGATGGTTATATTGAACTGTCAGCAGATTACAAGTCAGCAGGCAATTTTGCTGGGAACTACACATCTGAGGAGCAGCTATTGGAATTTCTCAAGACACATCTGCATGCCTCCGATGTCCCATTCATAAACCCACCAGATGCCAGCTTCCCTACTGTATCATCTCCTCTCACAGTGTACAATGCATTCTTGCTACTGGAATGGATAAGGAATATCAAGTCAAATGCTGTAAAATTACCAGATCGGTTCCTGGCTTGTATAAAAGAAGGGAGTTGGCTAAAAACGTCAGTAGGGTACAAGCCACCAAATGAATCATTTCTGTCTAGTGATAACTGGGGAAACCTTTTGCAAAGTGCGTCTTCCTTTGTCGATATACCAATGATTGACCAACAATTCTATCGAAACAAGCTGCATATGTACAAACAGGAACTCAAGGCGATTGGGGTGAGATTTAAATTTCAGGAGGCATCAGCTTATATTGGAAGCTGCCTCATGTCTATGGCTGCAATCAATGCATTGACCAGAGAGAATGTGTACTCGCTGCTTCGGCTCATTCGGTTCTTACAAGAGAAGGTTCTCTCTCCAAGTGAACTGATTAACAGTGTTAAAGGTGGATGTTGGATGAAGAGCACTCTTGGCTACAGGCGTCCTTCTGATTGTATCATCGATGACGACCCAGATTGGAAAGTGGCATCATGTATTAGTAACCAACCATTCCTTGATGTGCAGTTCTATGGCGAGGCAATCCATGCCTACAAACCGGAGCTGGAGTTGCTTGGTGTTATTGTTGGGTTCAAACAAAATTACCAGCTTGTTATTGACAACTTTAAGTTCAATTCTGCTGCTATTACCTCTGAGGCTACTGTATTAATCCTCAAATGCATCCGTTATGTGGGTTCATGTGAAGATTTCATAAGGAAGCTCAAAGATCTGAAATGGGTGAAGACTAATGTGGGATTTTGTGCTCCTAATGTGTCTTTTCTTGTAGATCCTGAATGGGAGTGCCTTGTTAATATTTTCAAAGGAGTTCCCATAATTGATTTAAGATTTTATGGGAGTGTCATCAGTTCATACAaagaggagttgaagaagactGGTTTGATAACACGATTTGAGGAGGTATCAAAGGCTATAGCTCAGGTTTTCAAGAACATGGTATCGAAGACATCAGTTACAAAGGCTAATGTCCTTGCTCTACTAAAATCTTATCGGCAGTTGAGAACACACAGCCCACTTCCTGTTGAGCTTTTCAACTGCATGCGCAGCGAGAAGTGGCTACACACATCCCTAGGGTTCAAATCTCCCTCAGATGCAATCCTATTTGATCATGAATGGGAATATTTATCTCCTGTGGCATTATTACCATTCATTGATGACGGTGACTCTTGTCATGGTTTAGGAAAAGATATTTATGGTTATAAAGATGAGCTTAGGAAGTTGGGTGTTACTGTTGAAGTGAAATTTGGTGCTAGATTTGTCATTGCTGGCCTCAGCATTCCTGATGATCCATCCATCATGTCCAAAGCTACCATCTTGTCATTGCTTGAGTGCATCAAGAACTACTTTGCCTCTGAAACTGCTCCTCCTAAGGGCTTTCAGGACAAGATTTGCAAGGAGTGGTTGAAGACATCCATGGGCTACAAATGTCCTGATGAATGTATCCTATTTGATGCGGGACAGTCTTCTGTGTGCATGGAAGATGGCCCTTTCATTGATGAAGCATTCTATGGTTCAGAGATAGCCTCATTCAAAGATGCCCTTGCGAAAATTGGAGTGATAGTTGATGTTAATTGTGGACAAGATCTTATTGCTCAGCATCTCAGAAGCCACAAGGATAGAACTACACAAGATCTTATTGCTCAGCATCTCAGAAGCCACAAGGATAGAACTACTATCTCCCGGATCTATATGTACTTGATGAAGCATAATTGGAAGCCTGACAACAACACCGGCGATTGGATTTGGATACCAAGCGAAACAGAGGGCGGAGAATGGGTGAGCTCAAGAAGCTGTGTTCTTTATGACAAGAACAATCTTTTTAGCCTGCAGCTACATATTCTGGACAAATATTATGACAGGAAGTTGCTTGACTTCTTTTCAATCACTTTCGATGTGAGGCGTGGACCTTGTTCTGAAGACTATTGCAAATTATGGGCCACATGGGAGAACTCAGTCCACATGCTCGCAATGTCTGATTGCTTCACTTTCTGGAAATTCATTGCAACTAACTGGACCAAAAAAACAGAGGAACTTCTTTCTGGTTGTGTCAAGGTTCCAGTATGTACCAATGGCAAGATCATTTTACAAAACAAGGAGAATGTGTTCGTTCCTGATGATCTACTGCTTGCAGATTTGTTCAACAAGCTTCCTCATCAATCGCTTTTCATCTGGTATCCTTCTTCCACCCTACCATCCATGTCTCGAGCAAGACTTAACAGAATCTATAGTAGCATCGGTGTTCAGAGAATATCCAAAGCGGTCACGAAGAATGATTGTTTGACCTTAGAGAGTGGCCGTTTCAGAACAGTTGATTCGAGCAAGGTGattaaggttggcttgctccAGATTATTATCGCGTACCTTGCTGATCCTGCTCTTGACATTCCTGCTGAAGAGAGGCAGGGGATGGTTTCTTGCCTTCTAAATGTGACTGTCCAAGAGACTGATGAACCTATCACGGTGGGATATAGTGTAAGCTTGTCATCTGGAGAGGTTGCGGAGGTGAAGGACTGCCGAATGATTAGGTGGGAAAGGGAGAATTCCAAGCTGTACATGCAGAGTAGCCATGGCGAATCCAGCTACGAAGAAAAGATTAAGTTTGCAACCTACTTTGCAGACGAGATATCTAAAGGAGTGCTCTTTGAGATGGCGGATCACATCCCTTCGCTTGCTGAACTCATAAAATTTGGAAGCTTACTGGACTTCCAGAATGCTGCTGTTGGGTTCTTGCTAATGTCCAAGAATCTGCAGCTGTTCCCTGAAGATGAGGATTTTCTGAAGTCTTCAATGCTAG GTGGCAGCAAGAACCAGTAG
- the LOC112903062 gene encoding uncharacterized protein LOC112903062 isoform X2 yields the protein MSSSPAPAPAPSPSPREHVERIRRERYFIGRGEQNPLAEDMHQAVNYLSQELYSKDVHFLMELVQNAEDNEYPSGVAPSLEFLITSKDLTGLGACSTLLIFNNERGFSSTNIDSICRVGKSTKKGNRHQGYIGEKGIGFKSVFLISSEPHIFSNGYQIKFNEKPCAECNIGYIVPEWVESTPSLSDIEAIYGCSKILPSTTIILPLKNEKIDVVKKQLSSMHPEMLLFLTKIRKLSVREDNSDPKSSTVSEISISSERNYQARKNMHADSYTLHLSAEESGKGEEECGYYMWRQKFPVTPENRVDKRAEIDEWVITLAFPHGQRLSRGKQLSPGVYAFLPTEMVTNFPFIIQADFLLASSREAILFDSPWNKGILECVPSAFMNAFVTLVKSGADAPAMSLPSMFNFLPVNSALIPLLEPVRSGIKNKVLAEDIVPCESYASQKIFCKPSEVARLKPAFWTILGKAREYGMDLKNLSTHGTYILSSHFDKSTYNSVLEFLGVKSVSTEWYAKCIEGSNLVKEAHEQLYLEIIYFVANNWQNCFSGTNMMSIPLLRYVDRNGVLLFWSISRATQGNDRLCIASDRTYRSWLISWNQEFPSANRFFLHPNTQIALEAFSQKTIVENWLQNHARVDFVSVDSYGLTVVRSLGNDWRPLIAFAHFLYHSLKMKHKESDSLKMKHIESDYLSELCGVMPVIDSYGNVVKERNSIIVPAKGSKWVCLLGTNPWRNDGYIELSADYKSAGNFAGNYTSEEQLLEFLKTHLHASDVPFINPPDASFPTVSSPLTVYNAFLLLEWIRNIKSNAVKLPDRFLACIKEGSWLKTSVGYKPPNESFLSSDNWGNLLQSASSFVDIPMIDQQFYRNKLHMYKQELKAIGVRFKFQEASAYIGSCLMSMAAINALTRENVYSLLRLIRFLQEKVLSPSELINSVKGGCWMKSTLGYRRPSDCIIDDDPDWKVASCISNQPFLDVQFYGEAIHAYKPELELLGVIVGFKQNYQLVIDNFKFNSAAITSEATVLILKCIRYVGSCEDFIRKLKDLKWVKTNVGFCAPNVSFLVDPEWECLVNIFKGVPIIDLRFYGSVISSYKEELKKTGLITRFEEVSKAIAQVFKNMVSKTSVTKANVLALLKSYRQLRTHSPLPVELFNCMRSEKWLHTSLGFKSPSDAILFDHEWEYLSPVALLPFIDDGDSCHGLGKDIYGYKDELRKLGVTVEVKFGARFVIAGLSIPDDPSIMSKATILSLLECIKNYFASETAPPKGFQDKICKEWLKTSMGYKCPDECILFDAGQSSVCMEDGPFIDEAFYGSEIASFKDALAKIGVIVDVNCGQDLIAQHLRSHKDRTTISRIYMYLMKHNWKPDNNTGDWIWIPSETEGGEWVSSRSCVLYDKNNLFSLQLHILDKYYDRKLLDFFSITFDVRRGPCSEDYCKLWATWENSVHMLAMSDCFTFWKFIATNWTKKTEELLSGCVKVPVCTNGKIILQNKENVFVPDDLLLADLFNKLPHQSLFIWYPSSTLPSMSRARLNRIYSSIGVQRISKAVTKNDCLTLESGRFRTVDSSKVIKVGLLQIIIAYLADPALDIPAEERQGMVSCLLNVTVQETDEPITVGYSVSLSSGEVAEVKDCRMIRWERENSKLYMQSSHGESSYEEKIKFATYFADEISKGVLFEMADHIPSLAELIKFGSLLDFQNAAVGFLLMSKNLQLFPEDEDFLKSSMLGGSKNQ from the exons GCATTGGGTTCAAGAGTGTTTTCTTGATATCAAGTGAGCCGCATATATTCAGTAACGGCTATCAGATCAAGTTCAATGAGAAACCATGCGCTGAATGCAACATTGGATACATTGTCCCTGAATGGGTGGAATCCACACCTAGCCTTTCAGACATCGAAGCCATATATGGATGCTCCAAAATCCTACCTTCAACCACCATCATCTTACCATTAAAGAATGAGAAAATTGATGTGGTGAAGAAGCAACTGTCAAGCATGCATCCTGAAATGCTACTCTTCCTGACAAAGATTAGGAAGCTTTCTGTCCGAGAGGATAACTCTGATCCAAAGAGTAGCACTGTTAGTGAGATCTCAATTTCTAGTGAAAGGAATTACCAGGCCAGGAAGAATATGCATGCAGATTCTTATACACTCCACTTGTCAGCTGAAGAGAGTGGTAAAGGAGAAGAAGAATGCGGTTACTATATGTGGAGGCAGAAATTCCCAGTCACGCCTGAGAACAGAGTTGACAAACGTGCTGAAATTGATGAATGGGTGATAACCCTGGCCTTCCCACATGGCCAGCGTCTATCCCGTGGGAAGCAGCTATCACCTGGAGTCTATGCTTTTCTCCCTACTGAGATGGTAACAAACTTCCCCTTCATCATCCAGGCAGACTTCCTCCTTGCCTCATCAAGGGAGGCAATACTGTTCGACAGTCCATGGAACAAGGGAATCCTAGAGTGTGTCCCAAGTGCTTTCATGAATGCTTTTGTAACACTTGTGAAGTCAGGAGCTGACGCACCCGCAATGTCTCTGCCATCTATGTTCAACTTCCTGCCTGTCAATTCCGCACTGATCCCACTGCTTGAGCCTGTTAGGTCTGGCATCAAGAACAAGGTTCTTGCTGAGGATATAGTTCCTTGTGAGTCTTATGCTTCACAAAAGATATTCTGCAAGCCCAGTGAAGTCGCACGGCTGAAGCCAGCCTTTTGGACTATCCTTGGAAAAGCACGGGAATATGGAATGGACTTGAAGAATTTGTCGACTCATGGAACCTACATTCTTAGTTCTCATTTTGACAAGAGTACATACAACAGTGTGCTTGAATTTCTGGGTGTCAAAAGTGTGAGCACTGAATGGTATGCAAAATGCATTGAAGGGTCTAATCTTGTCAAGGAGGCACATGAACAGCTTTACCTGGAAATTATATATTTTGTTGCCAATAATTGGCAAAACTGTTTCTCTGGTACAAACATGATGTCAATTCCCCTACTGAGATATGTTGATAGGAATGGTGTTCTCTTGTTTTGGAGCATATCGAGAGCTACTCAGGGGAATGATAGGTTGTGCATTGCATCTGACAGGACATACAGATCATGGTTAATCAGCTGGAACCAGGAGTTTCCATCTGCTAATCGGTTCTTTCTCCATCCCAACACACAGATTGCTCTGGAAGCTTTCTCACAGAAGACTATAGTGGAAAACTGGCTTCAGAACCATGCAAGAGTGGATTTTGTCTCTGTCGACAGTTATGGATTGACTGTTGTTCGTTCTTTGGGTAATGATTGGAGACCTCTTATTGCTTTCGCACACTTTCTGTACCACTCATTGAAGATGAAACACAAAGAGAGCGACTCATTGAAGATGAAACACATAGAGAGCGACTACTTATCAGAACTATGTGGTGTCATGCCGGTAATTGACAGCTATGGCAATGTTGTCAAGGAAAGAAATAGCATTATAGTTCCCGCCAAGGGGAGCAAATGGGTTTGTTTGCTGGGTACAAACCCATGGAGGAATGATGGTTATATTGAACTGTCAGCAGATTACAAGTCAGCAGGCAATTTTGCTGGGAACTACACATCTGAGGAGCAGCTATTGGAATTTCTCAAGACACATCTGCATGCCTCCGATGTCCCATTCATAAACCCACCAGATGCCAGCTTCCCTACTGTATCATCTCCTCTCACAGTGTACAATGCATTCTTGCTACTGGAATGGATAAGGAATATCAAGTCAAATGCTGTAAAATTACCAGATCGGTTCCTGGCTTGTATAAAAGAAGGGAGTTGGCTAAAAACGTCAGTAGGGTACAAGCCACCAAATGAATCATTTCTGTCTAGTGATAACTGGGGAAACCTTTTGCAAAGTGCGTCTTCCTTTGTCGATATACCAATGATTGACCAACAATTCTATCGAAACAAGCTGCATATGTACAAACAGGAACTCAAGGCGATTGGGGTGAGATTTAAATTTCAGGAGGCATCAGCTTATATTGGAAGCTGCCTCATGTCTATGGCTGCAATCAATGCATTGACCAGAGAGAATGTGTACTCGCTGCTTCGGCTCATTCGGTTCTTACAAGAGAAGGTTCTCTCTCCAAGTGAACTGATTAACAGTGTTAAAGGTGGATGTTGGATGAAGAGCACTCTTGGCTACAGGCGTCCTTCTGATTGTATCATCGATGACGACCCAGATTGGAAAGTGGCATCATGTATTAGTAACCAACCATTCCTTGATGTGCAGTTCTATGGCGAGGCAATCCATGCCTACAAACCGGAGCTGGAGTTGCTTGGTGTTATTGTTGGGTTCAAACAAAATTACCAGCTTGTTATTGACAACTTTAAGTTCAATTCTGCTGCTATTACCTCTGAGGCTACTGTATTAATCCTCAAATGCATCCGTTATGTGGGTTCATGTGAAGATTTCATAAGGAAGCTCAAAGATCTGAAATGGGTGAAGACTAATGTGGGATTTTGTGCTCCTAATGTGTCTTTTCTTGTAGATCCTGAATGGGAGTGCCTTGTTAATATTTTCAAAGGAGTTCCCATAATTGATTTAAGATTTTATGGGAGTGTCATCAGTTCATACAaagaggagttgaagaagactGGTTTGATAACACGATTTGAGGAGGTATCAAAGGCTATAGCTCAGGTTTTCAAGAACATGGTATCGAAGACATCAGTTACAAAGGCTAATGTCCTTGCTCTACTAAAATCTTATCGGCAGTTGAGAACACACAGCCCACTTCCTGTTGAGCTTTTCAACTGCATGCGCAGCGAGAAGTGGCTACACACATCCCTAGGGTTCAAATCTCCCTCAGATGCAATCCTATTTGATCATGAATGGGAATATTTATCTCCTGTGGCATTATTACCATTCATTGATGACGGTGACTCTTGTCATGGTTTAGGAAAAGATATTTATGGTTATAAAGATGAGCTTAGGAAGTTGGGTGTTACTGTTGAAGTGAAATTTGGTGCTAGATTTGTCATTGCTGGCCTCAGCATTCCTGATGATCCATCCATCATGTCCAAAGCTACCATCTTGTCATTGCTTGAGTGCATCAAGAACTACTTTGCCTCTGAAACTGCTCCTCCTAAGGGCTTTCAGGACAAGATTTGCAAGGAGTGGTTGAAGACATCCATGGGCTACAAATGTCCTGATGAATGTATCCTATTTGATGCGGGACAGTCTTCTGTGTGCATGGAAGATGGCCCTTTCATTGATGAAGCATTCTATGGTTCAGAGATAGCCTCATTCAAAGATGCCCTTGCGAAAATTGGAGTGATAGTTGATGTTAATTGTGGACAAG ATCTTATTGCTCAGCATCTCAGAAGCCACAAGGATAGAACTACTATCTCCCGGATCTATATGTACTTGATGAAGCATAATTGGAAGCCTGACAACAACACCGGCGATTGGATTTGGATACCAAGCGAAACAGAGGGCGGAGAATGGGTGAGCTCAAGAAGCTGTGTTCTTTATGACAAGAACAATCTTTTTAGCCTGCAGCTACATATTCTGGACAAATATTATGACAGGAAGTTGCTTGACTTCTTTTCAATCACTTTCGATGTGAGGCGTGGACCTTGTTCTGAAGACTATTGCAAATTATGGGCCACATGGGAGAACTCAGTCCACATGCTCGCAATGTCTGATTGCTTCACTTTCTGGAAATTCATTGCAACTAACTGGACCAAAAAAACAGAGGAACTTCTTTCTGGTTGTGTCAAGGTTCCAGTATGTACCAATGGCAAGATCATTTTACAAAACAAGGAGAATGTGTTCGTTCCTGATGATCTACTGCTTGCAGATTTGTTCAACAAGCTTCCTCATCAATCGCTTTTCATCTGGTATCCTTCTTCCACCCTACCATCCATGTCTCGAGCAAGACTTAACAGAATCTATAGTAGCATCGGTGTTCAGAGAATATCCAAAGCGGTCACGAAGAATGATTGTTTGACCTTAGAGAGTGGCCGTTTCAGAACAGTTGATTCGAGCAAGGTGattaaggttggcttgctccAGATTATTATCGCGTACCTTGCTGATCCTGCTCTTGACATTCCTGCTGAAGAGAGGCAGGGGATGGTTTCTTGCCTTCTAAATGTGACTGTCCAAGAGACTGATGAACCTATCACGGTGGGATATAGTGTAAGCTTGTCATCTGGAGAGGTTGCGGAGGTGAAGGACTGCCGAATGATTAGGTGGGAAAGGGAGAATTCCAAGCTGTACATGCAGAGTAGCCATGGCGAATCCAGCTACGAAGAAAAGATTAAGTTTGCAACCTACTTTGCAGACGAGATATCTAAAGGAGTGCTCTTTGAGATGGCGGATCACATCCCTTCGCTTGCTGAACTCATAAAATTTGGAAGCTTACTGGACTTCCAGAATGCTGCTGTTGGGTTCTTGCTAATGTCCAAGAATCTGCAGCTGTTCCCTGAAGATGAGGATTTTCTGAAGTCTTCAATGCTAG GTGGCAGCAAGAACCAGTAG